A single region of the Solwaraspora sp. WMMD791 genome encodes:
- a CDS encoding septum formation family protein — protein sequence MTRTRQQLRVAAGALTVVVLALTGCTAGSVDGDGGDVTDARTPSDGPVTVTPREGTCHHTDELVADAAAYQPVDCDRPHLTETVHVGVFTGEHAAHPTVPSTGSTGRGAARAECDQRAAEFLGDVWQAGRLSLRVVVPSQAAWNGGDRWFRCDLGEVGLDDGELAARSGSLAGTLSGEAPLRLGCFAPEFTDDGSLDALPPTSCDEPHSSEFVGTYVEDGQLTLDEAFSRSDAVNDRCLGVVAAYANVPADADLQYRVGSFYVLPYENEWDEGDRRIRCFAWQSDPPLTRSVRGGGTPALPIRYG from the coding sequence GTGACTCGGACCCGGCAACAACTCCGGGTGGCGGCCGGCGCACTGACGGTTGTCGTGCTGGCGTTGACCGGCTGCACCGCCGGCTCCGTCGACGGCGACGGTGGTGACGTGACCGACGCGCGAACGCCGTCCGACGGACCGGTCACCGTGACACCACGGGAAGGCACCTGTCACCACACCGATGAGCTCGTCGCCGACGCCGCGGCGTACCAGCCGGTCGACTGCGACCGGCCGCACCTCACCGAGACGGTGCACGTCGGCGTCTTCACCGGTGAACACGCCGCCCACCCCACCGTCCCGTCGACCGGGTCCACCGGACGCGGCGCCGCCCGCGCGGAATGCGACCAGCGGGCTGCCGAGTTCCTCGGTGACGTGTGGCAGGCCGGCCGGCTGAGCCTGCGCGTGGTCGTACCGTCGCAGGCCGCGTGGAACGGCGGCGACCGCTGGTTCCGCTGCGACCTCGGCGAGGTCGGACTTGACGACGGTGAACTGGCGGCACGGTCCGGCAGCCTCGCCGGCACACTGTCCGGGGAGGCGCCACTGCGGCTGGGCTGTTTCGCACCGGAGTTCACCGATGACGGCAGCTTGGACGCGCTGCCACCGACCAGCTGCGACGAGCCACACAGCAGCGAGTTCGTCGGCACGTACGTCGAGGACGGACAACTCACCCTCGACGAGGCGTTCAGCCGCTCCGACGCGGTCAACGACCGGTGCCTGGGCGTTGTCGCCGCGTACGCCAACGTGCCGGCCGATGCCGACCTGCAGTACCGGGTCGGCTCGTTCTACGTCCTGCCGTACGAGAACGAATGGGACGAGGGTGACCGGCGGATTCGCTGCTTCGCCTGGCAGTCCGATCCACCGCTCACCCG